The Aureitalea marina genome includes a window with the following:
- the gmd gene encoding GDP-mannose 4,6-dehydratase, producing MSQKTALITGVTGQDGAYLSEFLLKKGYLVHGIKRRSSLFNTDRIDHLYQDPHVDDRNFFLHYGDLTDSTNLLRIIQEVQPDEIYNLGAMSHVKVSFEMPEYTANTDGLGALRILESVRALGLEKKTRIYQASTSELYGKVQEVPQTEETPFYPRSPYAVAKMYAYWATVNYREAYDMFACNGILFNHESPIRGETFVTRKITRATSRIALGLQEKMYLGNLDAKRDWGHAKDYVKMMWMILQADEAEDWVIATGTTTTVRDFVRMAFQHIGVNLEFKGEGVDEKGIVIASDNPDYALEVGKEVVAVDEKYFRPTEVDLLIGDASKAYRKLGWEPKYQLKDLVDDMMQSDLKLMKKDSYLRDGGYTTLNYFE from the coding sequence ATGTCACAAAAGACTGCACTAATAACTGGAGTTACAGGTCAAGACGGAGCCTACCTCAGCGAATTCCTACTGAAAAAGGGATATCTGGTTCACGGGATAAAACGCCGTTCCTCCTTATTCAATACAGACCGGATCGATCATTTGTATCAGGATCCTCATGTGGATGATCGAAATTTCTTTCTGCATTACGGGGACCTTACCGATAGCACAAACCTCTTGAGGATCATTCAGGAAGTACAGCCGGATGAGATCTACAACCTGGGGGCGATGAGTCATGTAAAGGTGTCTTTTGAAATGCCTGAGTATACGGCCAATACCGACGGACTTGGAGCACTGCGTATCCTGGAATCGGTTCGAGCTCTGGGACTGGAAAAGAAGACCAGGATATACCAAGCTTCTACTTCCGAGCTCTATGGGAAGGTTCAAGAGGTACCTCAGACCGAGGAAACACCATTCTACCCACGTAGCCCATACGCTGTTGCCAAGATGTATGCCTATTGGGCGACCGTCAATTACAGGGAAGCCTATGATATGTTCGCTTGTAATGGGATACTGTTCAATCACGAATCACCTATTCGGGGAGAAACTTTCGTAACCCGAAAGATCACCCGTGCTACCTCTCGAATTGCCTTGGGGCTGCAGGAAAAGATGTACCTGGGAAATCTCGATGCCAAACGGGATTGGGGCCACGCTAAGGATTATGTGAAGATGATGTGGATGATCCTTCAAGCCGATGAGGCCGAGGATTGGGTCATTGCCACAGGGACTACCACCACCGTTAGAGATTTTGTTAGAATGGCCTTCCAACACATTGGTGTTAACTTGGAATTCAAAGGAGAAGGAGTAGATGAGAAGGGGATAGTCATTGCCTCAGACAATCCGGATTACGCCCTGGAAGTTGGGAAGGAAGTGGTTGCAGTAGATGAAAAGTATTTCCGTCCAACCGAGGTCGATCTGCTGATCGGTGATGCCTCTAAAGCATATCGAAAACTGGGTTGGGAACCAAAATATCAGCTGAAGGACTTAGTAGACGACATGATGCAGAGCGACCTGAAACTAATGAAGAAGGATAGTTACTTGCGGGATGGTGGATATACCACCCTGAACTATTTTGAATAG